The window ATCTTCCACTGCAAGATAAATTGACCGAGCTTTCTCGTGCTGTCACTATTTTATTTACTAATCGCAACATCTTTTTAGCTTGCCTAATTCGGATTATTAATACTATTTCACTATTTGGTTTTGCAATTATTATGCCGCTACTATTTGTAAATCAATTAGGATTCTCGATCTCAGAATGGTTACAAATCTGGGCTGTATTTTTCTTTGTCACTATTTTTACAAATATTTTTTGGGGAATAACTGGAGAATATATTGGATGGATTCGGCAAGTGCGTTGGTTTGGCTGTATTGGTATGGCTATTTCAAGTCTAATGTTTTACTACTTACCTATCTATTTTGGCCATAACTTTTTGATCGCCTTAATTCCAGCTGTACTACTCGGTATTTTTGTAGCGGCATTTGTACCAATGACAGCTGTCTTTCCAGCTCTCGAACCGCATCACCAAGGTGCTGCAATCTCTATTTATAATTTATCAGCTGGATTGAGTAACTTTGTTGCACCAGCTGTTGCATCGTTAGTATTACCATTTTTTGATATTGTTGGCGTTGTTTGGGCCTATACTGGATTATATATTTTTGCGTTTATCCTCACCTTTATTATCAAGGTACCTCAACCAGTGAGAGTTAAACAAGCAAAAGAAACACTACAAACATTAAGCTTTGCTGAAAAATACTGATCAAAAACAGCGTCAGTTATGGATTAAATATATCGTATTATTTAACCAAGAATGACTGACGCTGTGCTACTGTTAAAAAGCTCCAAGCTACAAAACGACTCACTTTTTGACCTTGTGCCATCGGTACAATTTTTACCGCTGTAGCAGCAACCTGCTCCAATTTTGACATAATCGCCGCTAAGCTCTCTTTTTTAGAAATCAATGAAGTAAACCATAAGCATTGCTGACCATATTGCACACTCTCTTCAATCATATTATTTACAAACAGAACTTCACCACCCTCACACCAAAGTTCATTATGTTGACCGCCAAAATTGAGTTGAGTCGCTATATTTTTACCACTGTGTTTCGCTAAATTTTTTAATTTACTGCTACTACTATGCAAGGCATCTTCTGCTGACGCATGAAAAGGAGGATTACATA is drawn from Orbaceae bacterium BiB and contains these coding sequences:
- a CDS encoding MFS transporter, whose protein sequence is MNNEKYWLGLPKHLIWGFIAIAIFMSGDGFEMAFLSKHITDLGFSPTQSAMVFTVYGLSAALAAWASGVVAEVITPQKAMTIGFILWIIMHALFMILGLDFQNYFCMLLFYGIRGLAYPLFIYSFMLLLVQVVPRARLAAATGWFWAMYSIGIGVIGSYLPSFSIPVIGETGTLWFAIVWVLSGGILAFFSLRHIPVDRSKVDLPLQDKLTELSRAVTILFTNRNIFLACLIRIINTISLFGFAIIMPLLFVNQLGFSISEWLQIWAVFFFVTIFTNIFWGITGEYIGWIRQVRWFGCIGMAISSLMFYYLPIYFGHNFLIALIPAVLLGIFVAAFVPMTAVFPALEPHHQGAAISIYNLSAGLSNFVAPAVASLVLPFFDIVGVVWAYTGLYIFAFILTFIIKVPQPVRVKQAKETLQTLSFAEKY